One Sphingobium sp. Cam5-1 genomic window, CCCGAAAGCTGGAGCAGCTTGGGGGACGCGATCGCGCCTGCCGACACGATGACTTCGCCCCGGCACCGGAACTCCGTCTTGCGCCCGCCGATCCTGCACATGACGCCCTTCGCCCTGCGCTGTTCGATGATGATGCGGTCCACCTGTACGCCCGTCCGGATCACCAGATTGGGCCGATGGCGTATCGGGTCCAGAAAGGCGACAGCCGCGCTCTGCCTGCGCCCGTTCTTGATATTATAATGATAATAGCCGACGCCTTCCCGGCTTCCGGCGTTGAAATCGTCGTTACGCGGCAAGCCCATTTGCTGGCCCGCCTCGATCATCCGGTCTGCGAGCGGATAATGAAACTTGGAGGTCGAGACATGCACCGGGCCGCCCACGCCATGCTCGTTGGATGCGCCAAGCTCATGATCCTCGATCGCATTGAAGGCGCGCAGCATGGTGTTCCAGCCCCATCCCTTCGCGCCGCGCTCTTCCCATTGCTCGAAATCCTCGGGCTGGCCCCGGATATAGATCATACCGTTAATGGCCGAAGATCCACCCAATCCTCTGCCCCGCAGCCAGATCTCGCTCGCGTCCAGTCCTTCTTCACGCGGCTGCTGGACCGGGAAATATTGCGCGAATGTCGGGTCGCCGACCAGCTTCGCCACACCCTTTGGCATGCGAACGAACATATGCTTGTTCTCGCCACCGGCCTCCAGAAGCAGCACCCGATTCGATGGATTTTCCGAAAGCTTGTTGGCAAGCACGCAACCGGCGCTGCCTGCACCGACAATGATGAAGTCGAACTCCTCAGTCATGACCTCTCCAGAAATTAAATGACATTCGTCTTATATACGCTTCTATGACACGGCAGAATGGCAGACACAATGGGCTTTCCCTCTCTGCCTGCCGCACAGCATATCAAGGACATATGCGGGCAGTATTGACAGTTTGTCAGACATTAGTCACGTAATGACACGGTAAGACGCCGTCTTGTGAAGACGGTTGGCCCGGCCTCAAGCGTCGGGCTTCTGGTTGGGAGAGGTGTGAAGATGGCTGTATTGGACGGGAAGGTTGCGTTGGTGACCGGCGCCTCGGGAGGCATTGGTCGGCAGATCGCCGTTGCCCTGGCGCAAAGCGGCGCGCGGATTGTCGCGCACTATTCTTCGCGCCGCGAAAGCGCCGAACAGACGGCAGCCGCAGTGCGCGAAGTGGGCGGCGATGCCGTGATTGTGCAGGCGGACCTCAGCCATTCCGAAGGGGTGAGGCAGCTGTTCCAGCAGTTTGATGAACAGGCCGGAGGGCGGCTTGATATTCTGGTCAATAATGCTGGCGCGGGACGAACCTCTCCAATCACCACGATCGATGAAGAAGAAATCGACAGCATGTATCGGGTGAACTTCAAGTCGCCGATACTGGTCACCCAACAGGCGTTGAAGCGCTTCAATGATGGCGGCGCGATCGTCAATATTTCCTCGATGAGCGGACTGATGGCGCAGCCCCCCGGCTTTGCCTATGCCATGAGCAAGGCGGCGGTGAATTCGTTCACGGTTTCGATGGCGGTAGAGCTTGCGCCGCGTAATATTCGGGTCAATGCTGTCGCCCCTGGACCGGTCGATACCGACCTCATCAACGGCTATCGGGACAGTGAGGAGGCAATGCGCATGTTCAAAAGCATGGCCGCGCTTGGCCGCATCGGCACCGCCGACGACATTGCGCAGATCGTCCTCTTCCTCGCATCCCCCGCCTCCGGCTGGCTCACCGGACAGATTATTCAGGCAAGCGGCGGCATGAGATTGTAATCGGACGCGGGCGGAAAAGCGGATGTTGTGCGGATCGGTGATGAGCGACGGCAGAGAAATATCTTCGAAGGAAATGATGGCGTGAGAGATGAAATGATTTCCCAAGATGGTCAGCCGGTGATTTCCATCGAAAATGCCGACATGTTCCAGTGGGACGATGCAGCCGACGTCGTCGTCGTTGGCTACGGCGGCGCGGGAATTTGTGCCGCGCTCGAACTGGTGGAAAACGGCGCCAGCGTGATTGCCATAGACCGCTTCAATGGCGGCGGCGCAACGGCCTTCAGCGGCGGCGTCGTCTATGCCGCCGGCACCGACATTCAGCGGCAAAACGGGGTCGAGGACGATCCCGACAATATGCTGAAATATCTTCGGCTGGAGGTCGGCGATGTCGTTCAGCCAGAGACGCTGAAACGCTTTTGCGATCAAAGCGCAGGCAATCTGCAATGGTTGCAGTCGCATGGCGTCGTGTTCGGGACCAAACTTTACACCGGAAAAACGACCTATCCGCCGGAAGGCTATTTCCTGCAATATTCCGGCAATGAGAAGGTAGAGGCCTATTGCCGCGACGCCAAACCCGCGCCGCGAGGGCACCGGACCCTGGGGCGCGGCTTTACGGGCAACAAGCTGTATCGCGCCTTGCGGGAAACCGCCGATCGATCAGCCATTCGCAAGAAGCTGCATACGATCGTGCAGAGCCTTGTTGTCGATGGTGATGGGCGCGTCGTCGGCGTCGCCGCGCTTGAGCTTCCCGCCGCCAAGCACGCCGAGCATCAGAAATATTACGACAAGTTCCCGCCTACCGCTCCGTTCAAAGAGAGCAAGGCCGAAACCGCGAGCAAGGCGGCCCGCGTCATGGAGCGGGAACATGGCCAGTTGCGCTATATAAGGGCGAAGACCGGCGTCATCCTTTCAACCGGCGGTTTCGTCTTCAACCTCGATATGCTCGGCCAACATGCGCCCATGTTGAGCAAGCATTACAAGACCATGATGCGCCTTGGCACCCTGGGGGACGATGGCACGGCCGTGCAGCTCGGCACGGCGCTGGGCGCCGATACCGTGGGCATGGATGCGATGTTCGTCGGGCGGGTCCAATCTCCTCCCGCGGCGTTGCTGGATGGCATTCTTGTCAATCAGACGGGGGACCGGTTCGCCAACGAAGCCGTCTATGTCGGCACTCTGGGCCGCGCCATTGCCGCCCAG contains:
- a CDS encoding FAD-binding protein; translated protein: MRDEMISQDGQPVISIENADMFQWDDAADVVVVGYGGAGICAALELVENGASVIAIDRFNGGGATAFSGGVVYAAGTDIQRQNGVEDDPDNMLKYLRLEVGDVVQPETLKRFCDQSAGNLQWLQSHGVVFGTKLYTGKTTYPPEGYFLQYSGNEKVEAYCRDAKPAPRGHRTLGRGFTGNKLYRALRETADRSAIRKKLHTIVQSLVVDGDGRVVGVAALELPAAKHAEHQKYYDKFPPTAPFKESKAETASKAARVMEREHGQLRYIRAKTGVILSTGGFVFNLDMLGQHAPMLSKHYKTMMRLGTLGDDGTAVQLGTALGADTVGMDAMFVGRVQSPPAALLDGILVNQTGDRFANEAVYVGTLGRAIAAQPEGKAWLIMSTKDIRKAMRQVATDGLDAFMRFGAPAMLNLMLGGTKRARDLDVLAEKCGINPNRLRQTVRRYEDMVRNRHDDDFSKLKDHLKSLGNGPYVAMNVSLANRYSFITFHTLGGLALEEATGAVRRADGSTIAGLYAAGRATGSIPSRTYISGLSLADCVFTGRRAAQSCLREAEQDALAPA
- a CDS encoding SDR family NAD(P)-dependent oxidoreductase, which translates into the protein MAVLDGKVALVTGASGGIGRQIAVALAQSGARIVAHYSSRRESAEQTAAAVREVGGDAVIVQADLSHSEGVRQLFQQFDEQAGGRLDILVNNAGAGRTSPITTIDEEEIDSMYRVNFKSPILVTQQALKRFNDGGAIVNISSMSGLMAQPPGFAYAMSKAAVNSFTVSMAVELAPRNIRVNAVAPGPVDTDLINGYRDSEEAMRMFKSMAALGRIGTADDIAQIVLFLASPASGWLTGQIIQASGGMRL